A portion of the Candidatus Binataceae bacterium genome contains these proteins:
- a CDS encoding DsbA family protein, whose product MPAITIPIYFDYASTLCYVAWRIVGELEPELGFQALWKGVPIALRDHRARAGRALGELERQKVLMVSAETGIPVAPPRRWIDSSAALEGAEVARDAGLFREYHDTIFHVAFEEGIDIADLQVLESVASNSGLDPARFRAALQTHQMAPRIEEYRREADEFSALGYPTFIFGDYPLIGIQPIATMRQVISRFIRQRHTEPQA is encoded by the coding sequence ATGCCAGCGATCACGATCCCCATCTATTTCGACTACGCCTCGACCCTGTGCTACGTCGCATGGCGAATCGTGGGCGAGCTGGAACCCGAACTCGGCTTTCAGGCCCTGTGGAAGGGAGTTCCAATCGCGCTTCGCGATCATCGTGCCCGGGCCGGCCGCGCGCTCGGCGAGCTCGAGCGCCAGAAAGTGTTGATGGTCTCGGCGGAGACCGGCATTCCCGTGGCACCTCCCAGGCGATGGATAGATTCGAGCGCGGCACTGGAGGGTGCAGAAGTCGCGCGCGATGCGGGCCTGTTTCGCGAATATCACGACACGATTTTTCACGTCGCCTTCGAAGAAGGCATCGACATCGCCGACTTACAGGTCCTTGAATCCGTCGCGAGCAACAGCGGTCTCGATCCCGCGCGGTTTCGCGCCGCGCTCCAAACTCACCAGATGGCGCCGCGGATCGAAGAGTACCGCCGCGAAGCCGACGAATTCTCAGCGCTTGGCTATCCGACCTTCATCTTCGGCGACTATCCGCTGATTGGCATCCAGCCGATCGCGACCATGCGCCAGGTAATCAGCCGCTTCATCCGCCAGCGCCACACCGAGCCGCAGGCATAG
- a CDS encoding NUDIX hydrolase, which yields MDFRRRPVLKLGVVDLGIETASLPNGIAVDLAVIRHPGASAIVALDRDGTIALLSQWRHAIGTWLREIPAGCRAAGEDYLACARRELGEEAGLAAARWDHLGAIVTIPSFCDERIELFLARDLSAGVGALDHDEVIRVARVPLVEAFERIGRGEIVDAKTIVALYRARDFLSRDSA from the coding sequence ATGGATTTCCGCCGCCGTCCGGTCCTGAAGCTTGGAGTAGTGGACCTCGGGATCGAGACTGCATCATTGCCGAATGGAATCGCCGTCGATCTCGCGGTGATTCGGCATCCCGGTGCGTCCGCGATAGTCGCCTTGGATCGCGATGGGACCATCGCGCTGCTGAGCCAATGGCGGCATGCGATCGGAACCTGGTTGCGCGAAATTCCCGCCGGATGCCGCGCTGCCGGCGAGGACTATCTGGCGTGTGCGCGGCGCGAGCTGGGCGAGGAAGCGGGCCTTGCCGCGGCGCGCTGGGATCATCTGGGGGCAATTGTCACCATCCCGAGTTTCTGTGACGAACGGATTGAGTTGTTTCTGGCGCGCGATCTCTCTGCGGGCGTGGGCGCTCTGGATCACGACGAAGTGATTCGGGTTGCGCGTGTCCCCCTGGTGGAGGCATTCGAAAGGATCGGTCGCGGTGAGATTGTCGATGCCAAGACCATCGTCGCGCTGTATCGCGCACGCGATTTCCTATCGCGCGATTCGGCGTGA
- a CDS encoding VOC family protein, producing MEPLEIIGLEHVDLTVNDLKRSAGFYDKVLGALGFRRLEEDDAGEHDFRWGNAHLTIAIRAAAADQVGAEHNRYRVGFHHLALKTRTRQQVDQFHRFLRSERITVLDGPAEYPQYGKGYYAVFFADPDGLKLEVVHFPWGYWRRVQADGHDERPRYAPR from the coding sequence ATGGAGCCGCTAGAAATTATCGGCCTCGAACACGTCGATTTGACAGTTAACGATCTCAAGCGGTCCGCTGGCTTCTACGACAAGGTGTTAGGGGCGCTCGGGTTCCGGCGACTTGAGGAGGATGATGCGGGCGAGCACGACTTCCGGTGGGGCAATGCGCACCTGACCATCGCAATTCGCGCGGCCGCGGCGGACCAGGTCGGGGCGGAGCACAACCGCTATCGGGTGGGGTTCCATCATCTCGCGCTCAAGACTCGCACTCGCCAGCAAGTCGATCAGTTTCATCGCTTCCTGCGCAGCGAGCGCATCACGGTGCTTGATGGACCTGCGGAGTATCCGCAATACGGCAAGGGCTACTATGCAGTCTTCTTCGCGGATCCGGACGGCCTCAAGCTCGAGGTGGTGCACTTTCCGTGGGGATATTGGCGCAGGGTGCAGGCGGACGGCCATGATGAACGGCCGCGGTACGCCCCGAGGTAG
- a CDS encoding gamma-glutamyltransferase family protein produces MGTVYPLVMGREAIVSTQHYLSASAGARIFARGGNAIDAAVAATLVEGIVNPHMHTIGGEAPMLIYSAEAGRVVAINGNMIAPARATIAEYRARGIDLIPAHGLIAAGVPAALDALVTALAEFGTKSFAEVAEPALALAEDGFPMHVGLAGQELGGEGDAGAGASIRTFAEIFRTRYPSTARIYLPNDQVPRPGDIIRNPALARFFRRLLDAEAQVRSRDRKAALTAVRDRFYSGDIAREVVAWSEAHGGLLAESDLARFRTSIEKPVAADYRGVTVFKCGPWSQGPVFLQQLRILEGFDLGGMKHNSTDYIHTVVESAKLAFADREAYYADPEFTDVPIEALLSRRYAEMRRALIDRRQASTEQRPGDPSAMRALRANGAGEARPWGTGTVHVTACDRRGNLIAVTASGAWIPTSPVVDELGFPLGTRMQTFYLDEQHPNSLRPGKRPRTTLSPSMAMRGAEPDLAFGTPGGDQQDQWTLQFFLNLVDFGMNLQEAIEAPKFSSAHFPSTFYPHNAMPAVVRVEDRIDGEVRSELSARGHKVAVRPGWSEGRVLAVSLDRARGLLQGGCDPRGQAQPVMAAQVIGW; encoded by the coding sequence ATGGGAACCGTATATCCGCTGGTGATGGGACGGGAGGCGATCGTTTCGACCCAGCACTATCTGTCGGCGTCGGCCGGAGCGCGTATCTTTGCGCGCGGGGGAAACGCGATCGACGCCGCGGTCGCTGCGACACTGGTAGAAGGAATCGTGAATCCCCACATGCACACCATCGGTGGTGAGGCACCAATGCTCATCTACTCCGCGGAGGCAGGACGGGTTGTGGCGATTAACGGCAACATGATCGCACCCGCGCGCGCCACGATCGCGGAGTATCGTGCGCGCGGAATCGATCTGATCCCCGCGCACGGACTGATCGCGGCAGGCGTGCCAGCGGCGCTCGATGCGCTGGTCACGGCGCTCGCGGAATTCGGCACCAAGTCGTTCGCCGAGGTTGCCGAGCCTGCACTGGCACTGGCGGAAGATGGCTTCCCGATGCACGTGGGACTGGCCGGCCAGGAGCTCGGGGGCGAAGGAGATGCGGGAGCCGGCGCGTCGATTCGCACCTTCGCGGAGATTTTTCGCACGCGCTACCCATCGACCGCGCGGATCTACCTGCCGAACGACCAGGTTCCACGCCCGGGCGACATCATTCGGAATCCGGCGCTGGCAAGATTTTTCAGGCGGCTGCTCGACGCGGAGGCGCAGGTGCGATCGCGCGACCGCAAAGCTGCCTTGACGGCGGTGCGCGACCGCTTCTACAGCGGTGACATCGCGCGTGAGGTCGTCGCGTGGTCGGAGGCGCACGGCGGTCTGCTGGCGGAGTCCGACCTTGCGCGATTTAGGACCAGTATCGAGAAACCGGTGGCGGCAGACTATCGGGGGGTCACGGTTTTCAAGTGCGGCCCATGGTCGCAGGGCCCGGTGTTCCTGCAGCAGCTTCGAATCCTCGAGGGTTTCGATTTGGGCGGAATGAAACACAACTCCACTGACTACATCCACACGGTGGTGGAATCGGCGAAGCTGGCGTTCGCAGACCGCGAGGCCTACTACGCGGATCCCGAATTCACGGATGTGCCGATCGAGGCGCTGCTGTCTCGGCGCTACGCGGAGATGCGCCGGGCGCTGATCGACCGGCGGCAAGCGTCGACGGAACAGCGCCCCGGCGACCCATCGGCCATGCGAGCACTGCGCGCGAACGGCGCGGGCGAGGCACGACCATGGGGGACCGGTACGGTTCATGTCACCGCGTGCGATCGACGCGGCAACCTGATTGCGGTGACTGCCAGCGGCGCCTGGATCCCGACCTCGCCGGTGGTCGACGAGCTGGGTTTTCCGCTGGGCACCCGGATGCAGACCTTTTATCTGGATGAACAGCACCCCAATTCGCTGAGGCCAGGGAAGCGTCCACGCACCACCCTGTCACCATCGATGGCGATGCGCGGTGCCGAGCCAGACCTTGCGTTCGGGACGCCGGGGGGAGATCAGCAGGATCAGTGGACCCTGCAGTTTTTTCTGAACCTGGTAGATTTCGGAATGAATCTTCAGGAGGCGATCGAAGCGCCCAAGTTCTCGAGCGCGCATTTTCCATCAACGTTTTATCCACATAACGCGATGCCCGCCGTCGTCCGCGTGGAGGATCGAATCGATGGTGAGGTGCGGTCAGAGCTATCGGCACGCGGGCACAAAGTCGCGGTGCGCCCGGGGTGGTCTGAGGGGCGCGTGCTCGCGGTTTCGCTCGATCGAGCGCGCGGATTGCTACAAGGCGGCTGCGATCCGCGCGGTCAGGCGCAACCGGTGATGGCGGCGCAGGTGATTGGGTGGTAA
- a CDS encoding glycine zipper domain-containing protein produces MNRRVGQTICVIMAAIALLVVAGCSGEPLSTREKGTLIGGGVGAATGAIIGAAVGAPGAGAAIGGAIGGVGGFAVGNAMQNNENQQKQTNSQISSQQQQIERQQQEINSLKQQNETE; encoded by the coding sequence GTGAATCGACGCGTAGGGCAGACAATTTGTGTGATCATGGCTGCGATTGCGCTGCTGGTCGTAGCCGGATGCTCAGGCGAGCCGCTTTCGACTCGTGAAAAGGGCACCCTTATCGGTGGCGGCGTCGGTGCCGCAACCGGCGCCATCATCGGTGCTGCCGTGGGCGCTCCGGGGGCGGGCGCGGCTATCGGCGGCGCGATCGGCGGCGTAGGTGGGTTCGCGGTCGGCAACGCGATGCAGAACAACGAGAACCAGCAGAAGCAGACGAATTCTCAGATTTCGTCTCAGCAGCAACAGATTGAGCGACAGCAGCAGGAGATCAATTCGCTCAAACAGCAGAACGAAACCGAGTAG
- a CDS encoding glycine zipper domain-containing protein yields MRIRFAIIGGLAAAIFAAGCTGQPLSTREEGTLGGAGLGAGAGAIIGAAVGHPGAGAAIGGAMGGVTGYAVGNSMQNQETANQQTQGQVQQQQQEIEQQRMQIQQLRQQNETE; encoded by the coding sequence ATGCGTATCAGATTCGCGATCATTGGCGGATTAGCTGCGGCAATCTTCGCCGCAGGATGTACAGGGCAACCGCTTTCCACACGTGAAGAGGGCACTCTAGGAGGTGCAGGCCTCGGCGCTGGCGCGGGCGCCATTATTGGCGCCGCGGTTGGCCATCCAGGTGCGGGCGCCGCGATCGGCGGCGCAATGGGCGGAGTAACCGGTTACGCGGTCGGGAACTCGATGCAAAACCAGGAAACCGCCAATCAGCAGACCCAAGGTCAGGTCCAGCAGCAGCAACAGGAAATCGAGCAGCAGCGCATGCAGATTCAGCAGCTTCGCCAGCAGAACGAGACTGAATAG
- a CDS encoding methylated-DNA--[protein]-cysteine S-methyltransferase has translation MNFSTNRTEIDDRTVDALVRRAQPELYRAMKLIRRPQARVAIAPSPIGKLFIAEGPHGLVSVHFLAIREAARSLDLLRRRFDLIENAPSTAALRHYIDRYFAGDLSVLGLPVDLSLVDSDFQRRALTRLRSVPPGAVISYQGLAAALGHPDAQRAIGNTMASNPIPIFVPCHRVIKSDGRIGNYGGGVKRKIVLLRTEGFVVRSDLKLPARAVLGHQKSRIFCRPQCSSAKRAGQANQLIFADAAHAHDAGLRPCKICHPA, from the coding sequence ATGAACTTCTCGACCAATCGAACCGAAATCGACGATCGAACCGTCGATGCGCTGGTGCGGCGAGCGCAGCCGGAACTCTATCGCGCCATGAAACTGATCCGCCGGCCCCAGGCCCGGGTGGCAATCGCGCCCTCTCCGATCGGAAAACTGTTCATCGCGGAGGGGCCGCACGGGCTAGTCAGCGTTCACTTCCTGGCGATCCGCGAGGCGGCCCGCTCGCTGGATCTGCTGCGGCGCAGATTCGACCTGATCGAAAACGCACCATCGACGGCGGCGCTGCGCCATTATATCGACCGCTATTTCGCCGGCGACCTCAGCGTACTGGGGCTGCCGGTCGACCTGAGTCTGGTCGACAGCGACTTTCAGCGCCGCGCGCTCACTCGCCTGCGCTCGGTCCCCCCCGGCGCGGTCATCAGCTACCAGGGGCTCGCGGCGGCGCTTGGCCACCCCGACGCGCAGCGCGCCATCGGCAACACCATGGCGTCAAATCCGATTCCGATCTTTGTGCCGTGTCACCGGGTGATCAAGTCCGACGGCAGAATCGGCAACTACGGCGGCGGCGTGAAACGCAAGATAGTCCTGCTCCGAACCGAGGGGTTTGTGGTTAGAAGCGATCTCAAGCTTCCGGCACGGGCGGTTCTGGGACATCAGAAGAGCAGGATCTTCTGCCGGCCCCAGTGTTCGTCTGCAAAGCGCGCCGGGCAGGCCAACCAGTTGATTTTCGCGGATGCTGCGCATGCGCATGACGCGGGCCTGCGGCCCTGCAAAATCTGCCACCCCGCATGA
- a CDS encoding RNA polymerase sigma factor, with the protein MKTLERDLMRFLMRSTGDREDSLDLFQETWLRAYRAYTRLKNEDGLRPWVFSIAANLCRNRARDRARRARVIAGDGRDPVAAAELSAAATYDSPEDAITLKRALRSLPGKQGRAFLMRKFAGFEYHEIATALDCSPQSARASVYQALKKLKMLR; encoded by the coding sequence ATGAAAACCCTCGAACGCGACTTGATGCGTTTCCTGATGCGCTCGACGGGCGATCGTGAGGATAGCCTCGATCTATTCCAGGAAACCTGGCTGCGGGCGTACCGCGCATACACACGGCTTAAAAACGAGGACGGTCTGCGGCCGTGGGTTTTCAGCATCGCGGCCAATCTGTGTCGCAACCGGGCACGCGACCGGGCACGTCGCGCCCGGGTAATCGCCGGCGACGGACGCGATCCGGTCGCCGCGGCCGAGCTCTCCGCGGCCGCGACCTACGATTCGCCGGAAGACGCGATCACCCTCAAACGCGCGCTGCGGTCCTTGCCGGGCAAGCAGGGCCGCGCGTTCCTGATGCGCAAGTTTGCCGGATTTGAGTATCACGAAATCGCGACCGCGCTCGATTGCTCACCGCAAAGCGCGCGCGCCAGCGTTTACCAGGCGCTCAAGAAATTGAAAATGCTACGGTGA
- a CDS encoding NnrU family protein — MDPVASISLWAILFVGTHLIISSTSIRPGLIARVGEQPYRGIYSLISFATLIPLIVVFAGHKHSGPMLWYARGDGPMRWLTWALMLLAFIMLVSGLVTPSPASIGAPAPGAPAPRGLLKVSRHPSFVAFALFGFAHMLMNGWVGDLIFFGTFPLLGIVGGKAQDARKLREIGESYRKFMDQTSFFPGLALISGRLKWVPADVPWAGILVGIALAIVTIVVHPWLFGGLPLG, encoded by the coding sequence ATGGATCCAGTCGCGTCGATCAGCTTGTGGGCGATCTTGTTTGTCGGGACTCATCTCATTATCTCATCGACCTCGATCCGACCCGGATTGATAGCGCGGGTGGGAGAGCAACCCTACCGCGGCATCTACTCGCTCATTAGCTTCGCCACCCTCATTCCGCTGATCGTCGTGTTCGCGGGTCACAAACACAGTGGTCCGATGCTGTGGTATGCGCGCGGCGACGGGCCGATGCGCTGGCTCACGTGGGCGTTGATGCTGCTCGCGTTCATCATGCTGGTCTCGGGATTGGTGACACCCAGCCCGGCCAGTATCGGCGCCCCCGCGCCCGGCGCGCCAGCGCCGCGCGGACTGCTGAAAGTGTCCCGCCATCCCTCATTTGTTGCGTTCGCGCTGTTCGGCTTCGCGCACATGCTCATGAACGGATGGGTTGGCGACCTGATTTTCTTCGGGACTTTCCCGCTGCTGGGAATTGTCGGCGGAAAGGCCCAGGACGCGCGCAAGCTGCGTGAAATCGGCGAGAGCTACCGCAAATTTATGGACCAGACGTCCTTCTTCCCGGGTCTGGCGCTGATTAGCGGTCGGCTGAAATGGGTTCCAGCCGATGTGCCGTGGGCAGGGATCCTGGTTGGCATAGCACTGGCCATCGTGACCATCGTGGTGCATCCATGGTTGTTCGGCGGCCTGCCCTTGGGGTGA
- a CDS encoding TatD family hydrolase: MITPLVDTHCHLADSRLDAELDEVLARAGEAGVAKIVAVGAIGTIETDRRTLEIAEHYPHIFAAIGVHPHDARNCTTDRIVQLRALARSQKVVAIGESGLDFHYLHSPVEEQEHSLRKHLKLAAELDKPIVIHCRDAEARLAAIVREEGLPAAGGVIHCFTGDAKAAEAFLELGFLISFSGILTFKNAGALREAARIVPDERVLVETDSPYLAPEPHRGRRNEPALVRRTLEVLAEVRRADFDGLAAAIAENATRVFRIAA; this comes from the coding sequence GTGATTACACCGCTGGTCGATACGCACTGCCACCTAGCTGACTCGCGGCTCGACGCCGAACTCGACGAGGTTCTTGCGCGGGCGGGGGAAGCCGGGGTAGCAAAAATTGTCGCGGTGGGGGCGATCGGAACGATCGAGACCGATCGGCGAACGCTGGAAATCGCCGAACATTATCCGCACATTTTCGCGGCCATCGGGGTCCACCCGCACGACGCCAGAAACTGCACCACCGATCGAATCGTCCAATTGCGCGCTCTTGCCCGATCGCAGAAAGTGGTCGCCATCGGCGAAAGCGGACTGGATTTCCACTACCTGCACTCACCAGTCGAAGAGCAGGAGCACTCGTTGCGCAAACATCTGAAGCTCGCGGCCGAGTTGGACAAGCCAATCGTTATCCATTGCCGCGATGCGGAAGCACGCCTGGCGGCGATAGTGCGTGAAGAAGGACTGCCGGCAGCGGGGGGTGTTATCCACTGCTTCACCGGTGATGCTAAAGCCGCCGAGGCATTTCTCGAGCTCGGATTTCTCATCTCCTTCTCGGGAATCCTGACCTTCAAGAATGCGGGCGCACTGCGAGAAGCGGCACGAATCGTCCCCGACGAGCGAGTGCTGGTCGAGACTGATTCACCCTACCTCGCACCCGAACCGCACCGCGGCCGGCGCAACGAGCCCGCGCTGGTCCGCCGCACCTTGGAAGTCCTCGCGGAGGTGCGCCGCGCCGATTTTGATGGGTTGGCCGCTGCGATAGCCGAAAACGCCACGCGCGTTTTCCGAATCGCCGCTTGA
- the metG gene encoding methionine--tRNA ligase yields MADRIHITTAITYSNGPAHVGHALEFLATDAFVRHQRRKLGRERVTFVTGTDEHGQKNRDAAIAAGLSPKAFADKISALFRATHAGLHISYDFFVRTTDPVHEQFVQRMLAGTYAAGDIVFKEYEGLYCVGCERFYTEKELIDGRICPDHKTPVEFLKEANYFLKLEKHRARLREHIEKNPDFIRPDRYRNEALRMLDEPLDDLCISRPKTRLEWGIELPFDNKYVTYVWYDAFWAYLSELPDTSDAGLRAILPVTEHFIGKDILKTHAIYWPAMLWALGLPLYRHLNVHGWMNYGGERFSKSSGNVVDPLEYEKSYGPDVLRYFVLRETAYGLDVDFSDERLIERYNAELANDLGNLTSRVLSMAQRYFGGEIKAAVGASGEDRALAEVFASLPEKVGALTDELGFNRALEVVWQALDAANKYIVATSPFTLAKEPSQLPRVAEIIATLIEGLRVVADVLEPFMPITSGRLLELLAADDVTARAPYGRGFKPGHRVNAPVQLFPRIEKPRA; encoded by the coding sequence ATGGCCGACCGCATCCACATCACTACCGCGATCACCTATAGCAATGGTCCGGCCCACGTGGGCCATGCGCTGGAGTTTCTAGCCACCGACGCGTTTGTCCGGCACCAGCGTCGCAAGCTCGGGCGCGAGCGCGTGACGTTCGTCACCGGCACCGACGAGCATGGCCAGAAAAATCGCGATGCTGCCATCGCCGCCGGCCTGTCGCCCAAAGCCTTCGCCGACAAGATCAGCGCACTGTTCCGCGCGACTCACGCCGGACTGCACATCAGCTACGACTTCTTTGTGCGCACGACCGATCCGGTCCACGAGCAGTTCGTGCAGCGGATGCTTGCGGGGACCTACGCCGCCGGCGACATCGTCTTCAAGGAGTACGAAGGCCTGTACTGCGTCGGGTGCGAACGCTTCTACACCGAGAAGGAACTGATCGACGGCCGGATCTGTCCAGACCACAAGACTCCCGTCGAATTCCTCAAGGAAGCCAACTACTTCCTGAAGCTGGAGAAGCATCGTGCGCGGCTGCGCGAGCACATCGAGAAAAATCCCGACTTCATCCGGCCCGATCGCTACCGCAACGAGGCCTTGCGGATGCTCGACGAGCCGCTCGACGATCTCTGCATCTCGCGGCCAAAGACCAGGCTCGAGTGGGGAATCGAACTGCCCTTCGATAACAAGTACGTCACCTATGTCTGGTACGACGCGTTCTGGGCGTATTTGAGCGAACTTCCGGACACCAGCGACGCAGGTTTGCGGGCAATTCTCCCAGTTACCGAGCACTTCATCGGCAAGGACATTTTGAAGACTCACGCCATCTACTGGCCGGCGATGCTGTGGGCCCTGGGGCTGCCGCTTTATCGGCATCTCAACGTGCACGGGTGGATGAACTATGGGGGCGAACGCTTCTCCAAAAGCTCCGGGAACGTTGTCGACCCCCTGGAATATGAAAAGAGCTACGGCCCCGACGTGCTTCGCTATTTCGTCTTGCGCGAAACCGCCTATGGCCTGGACGTGGATTTCTCCGACGAGCGGCTGATCGAGCGCTACAACGCGGAGCTGGCGAACGACCTCGGCAACCTAACCAGCCGGGTACTCTCGATGGCGCAGCGCTATTTCGGTGGCGAGATCAAGGCTGCGGTCGGCGCGAGCGGCGAGGATCGCGCGCTGGCCGAGGTGTTCGCGTCGCTCCCGGAAAAAGTCGGTGCCCTTACTGACGAGCTTGGGTTCAATCGCGCCCTCGAGGTCGTCTGGCAGGCGCTCGACGCTGCCAACAAGTACATTGTTGCGACCTCACCGTTCACACTCGCCAAAGAGCCCTCCCAGCTGCCGCGGGTCGCGGAGATAATCGCTACCCTGATCGAGGGCCTGCGGGTCGTCGCCGATGTCCTGGAGCCGTTCATGCCGATCACTTCCGGCCGACTCCTCGAACTGCTGGCCGCCGACGACGTCACCGCACGCGCGCCCTACGGACGGGGCTTTAAGCCCGGCCACCGGGTAAACGCCCCGGTGCAGCTCTTTCCCAGAATCGAAAAGCCGCGCGCGTGA
- the ricT gene encoding regulatory iron-sulfur-containing complex subunit RicT gives MGGQVDPFEGGIQLPKIVAVAFQTTGHLHNYLAGELALRRGDRVLVDADSGERIGTIIVEPHEPAHTLDLSSLKQIRRLATITDRDIEENNLLQEERARRLCVQRIHERHLQMKLVTAEYALDARKVTFYFIAEGRIDFRELVRDLANTLRIRVDMKQIGARDETKVTGGVGPCGRELCCSSWLRDFDAVTVKMAREQGLALNPSRLAGMCGRLKCCLKYEYATYVELKRALPNQGKRIQSVKGDGKVIRQNILKQTVAIQLDNDAGVVEVTLEDLVDSRTSDRRPPQ, from the coding sequence GTGGGCGGTCAAGTCGATCCCTTCGAAGGCGGAATTCAGCTTCCCAAGATAGTTGCGGTCGCCTTTCAGACCACCGGTCACCTCCACAACTACCTGGCCGGTGAGCTGGCACTGCGTCGCGGCGACCGCGTGCTGGTCGATGCGGACAGCGGCGAACGCATCGGCACCATCATCGTAGAGCCTCACGAGCCCGCCCACACTCTGGATCTCTCTTCGCTGAAGCAGATTCGACGCCTTGCCACTATCACCGATCGCGATATCGAGGAAAACAACCTGCTGCAGGAAGAGCGTGCGCGCCGGCTGTGCGTCCAGCGCATCCACGAACGCCACCTGCAGATGAAGCTAGTTACCGCCGAATACGCGCTCGACGCGCGCAAGGTGACCTTTTATTTCATCGCGGAGGGCAGAATCGACTTCCGCGAGCTGGTGCGCGATCTTGCCAACACCTTGCGGATTCGAGTCGACATGAAACAGATCGGTGCGCGCGACGAGACCAAGGTCACGGGAGGGGTGGGGCCGTGCGGACGCGAACTGTGTTGTTCGTCGTGGCTGCGCGACTTCGATGCGGTGACGGTCAAGATGGCGCGCGAGCAGGGTCTGGCGCTGAATCCTTCGCGCCTGGCCGGCATGTGCGGACGGCTCAAGTGTTGCCTCAAGTACGAGTACGCGACCTACGTCGAATTGAAACGCGCCCTCCCCAATCAGGGTAAACGCATACAGTCGGTGAAAGGCGACGGCAAGGTCATTCGACAGAACATTCTGAAGCAGACCGTTGCGATCCAGCTTGATAACGACGCCGGGGTCGTCGAGGTGACGCTGGAAGACTTGGTCGATTCACGCACTTCCGATCGACGACCGCCGCAATGA
- the tmk gene encoding dTMP kinase, translating into MATGLFITLEGVEGSGKTTQAAGLAHALRREHRPVTVTHEPGGTRAGEAIRSIFLDPAVSLDVAAELLLVLADRAQHVREKLRPRLAAGEIVISDRYSDSTIAYQGYARGFDLKLLGDLNRLASDAIKPDVTLVLDLPIETGLERTRARVKGATRAPDRFEGEALEFHRRVREGFLAIARAEPDRVLVIDATRPLEVVHQDILNAVTSVLKRRCL; encoded by the coding sequence ATGGCGACCGGTCTTTTCATCACTCTCGAGGGTGTCGAGGGTTCCGGCAAGACCACCCAAGCGGCGGGCCTCGCCCACGCCCTGCGCCGCGAGCACCGCCCCGTGACCGTCACGCATGAACCTGGCGGCACCCGCGCGGGTGAGGCGATTCGATCGATATTTCTCGATCCCGCGGTATCGCTCGATGTCGCTGCGGAACTGCTGCTGGTGCTCGCCGATCGCGCCCAGCACGTGCGCGAAAAGCTGCGTCCGCGTCTTGCCGCGGGTGAGATTGTTATTTCAGACCGTTACTCCGACTCAACCATAGCCTACCAGGGTTACGCCCGCGGCTTTGATCTCAAGCTGCTCGGCGATCTGAATCGTCTGGCCAGCGACGCGATCAAACCCGATGTGACGCTGGTGCTCGACCTGCCAATCGAGACCGGTCTCGAGCGCACGCGTGCGCGGGTCAAGGGAGCAACCCGCGCGCCTGACCGATTCGAAGGAGAAGCCCTCGAATTTCATCGCCGCGTGCGGGAAGGATTCCTCGCCATCGCGCGCGCCGAGCCGGATCGTGTCCTGGTGATCGACGCGACGCGGCCGCTAGAGGTCGTCCACCAGGACATCCTGAATGCGGTCACCAGCGTACTCAAGCGTCGATGCCTCTAG